The Gemmobacter aquarius genome contains the following window.
CACCCGCTGCCGAGGTCGATCCCGCGATGATCAGCGCAGGCACCCGCCTCGTGCAACTTGGCGCCTTCGACACGGCCGATCAGGCCCGCGCCGAATGGGTAAAACTGGGCAGCCAGTTCGGCGCTTCCTTTGCAGGCAAGGCGCTTGTCGTGCAATCGGCCGAAAGCGGGGGGCGCACCTTTTACCGCCTGCGCGCCCATGGTTTCGCCGACGAGACCGAGACCCGCAGTTTCTGCATGACCCTGCTCGAGCAGAACGTGGCCTGTATTCCGGTCGAACAGCGATGACTGCCCCCGCCACCGGCGCCACGATCTTCGGCTGTTCCGGCACGGCGCTGACGCCCGCCGAACGTGCGTTCTTTCGCGATGCCGACCCGTTCGGCTTCATCCTCTTTGCCCGTAACGTCGACACCCCCGACCAGTTGCGCCGCCTGACTGCCGACCTGCGCGATGCGGTTGGTCGCGATGCGCCGATCCTCGTCGATCAGGAGGGTGGGCGCGTCCAGCGCCTGCGCGCGCCCCATTGGCGCGAGTGGCTGCCGCCGCTCGATCAGGTGCAAGCCGCCGGTGCGATGGCGGGGCAGATCATGGCGCTGCGCTCGCGGATTATGGCTGCGGAACTTCGCGCCGTGGGGATCGATGCCAATTGTGCGCCATGTGCCGATCTTGCGTTGCCCGAAACCCACCCCTTCCTGCAAAATCGCTGCTATGCTGGCGATCCGGCGCGCGTGGCCGAAATTGCCCGCGCCGTGGCCGACGGGTTGCTTGCGGGCGGCGTCTTGCCGGTGATCAAGCATCTTCCCGGCCATGGCCGCTCGACCGCCGACACGCACCATGACCTGCCCACAGTGACGGTCAGCGCCGAAACCCTGCGCGATACCGATTTCGCGCCGTTCCGCGCCTTGAACGACCTGCCGATGGCGATGACCGCGCATATCGTCTTTGCCGCGCATGACGCCGACCACCCCGCCACGCAAAGTGCCGCGATGATCCGTGTGATCCGCGACGAGATCGGGTTTTCCGGTCTTCTCATGACTGATGATCTGAACATGCAGGCGCTTGCCGGAACGCTTTCCGACCGCACCGCCCGTTCGATTGCGGCAGGTTGCGATATCGCGCTGCACTGCAAGGGCGACATGGCCGAGATGCAGGCCGTGGCTGCCGCGGCTGGTCGCATGGGCCCCGCCACCGCCGACCGCGCCGCGAGCGCCCTGTTGCGCCGCCGCGATCCTGCACCTGCCGACCTTGCAGCCCTTGCCGCCGAATTCGCCGCCCTGACAGGCCTTGCCGCATGACCGAGGATTGGACCGCAGCCGAACGCCAGTCACCGGCCGAACGCCTCGCCTCCGAGGCGCTGATCGTCGATGTCGACGGCTTCGAAGGGCCGCTTGATCTGCTGTTGACGCTGTCGCGCACGCAAAAGGTCGATCTGCGCCGCATCTCGGTTCTGCAATTGGCCGAGCAGTATATGGTGTTCGTCGAGCGCGCCCGCGCCCTGCGGATCGAACTTGCCGCCGATTATCTGGTGATGGCCGCATGGCTGGCCTATCTCAAGTCGCGCCTGCTGTTGCCCCCCGAACCCGGCGATGATGGCCCGACCGCCGAGGAGTTGGCCGCGCACCTCGCCTTTCAGCTCGAACGGCTTGAAGCGATGCGCGAAGCCGCCGCCCGCCTGATGGCGCGTGACCAGTTGGGGCGCGATATCTTTGCCCGTGGCATCCCCGAAGATGTCACCCGCAATCGTGTCGTCACCTATGAGGCGACGCTGATCGACCTGATGCGTGCCTATGCCCGCATCCGCACCAAAGACGAATTCCGCCCCTTTGTCATGGACCGCGACCAAGTGTTCACGATGGAACAGGCGCTTGACCGGATGCGCGGGCTGATCGGCTATGTCGGGGATTGGTCCGACCTTACCTCGTTCCTGCCCGAAGGTTGGGACGCAACGCCGATGCGCCGCCGCTCCAGCACCGCCGCGCATTTCGCGGCGATCCTCGAAATGGCCAAACGCGGTCAGGTCGAATTGCGGCAAGGCGAAACCTTCGCCCCGATCCAGCTGCGCCGGAGGGATGGCGCATGACCGAACCTGTCGAGAAGTCGCTGTTCGAAGCCCCGCCGATGGGCGAGCAGGAACGCATGGTCGAAGCGATCCTGTTTGCCAGCGCCGACCCCGTGACGATTGCCGAATTGCAATCGCGCATGCCGCATGGCTGCGATCCGGCTGAAGCCTTGGCCTATCTTCGCAAACGCTACGAAGGGCGCGGCGTGCATCTGGTGCGGGTGGGCGATGCCTATGCGTTCCGCACGGCAGCCGACCTTGGCTATCTGATGCAAAAGGAAAGCGTCGAGACGCGCAAACTGTCGCGTGCGGCCATCGAAACGCTGGCCATCGTCGCCTATCACCAGCCCGTCACCCGCACCGAGATCGAAGAAATCCGTGGTGTCGCCGTATCGCGCGGCACCATTGACCAGTTGCTCGAGCTTGACTGGATCCGCCTTGGCCGCCGCCGCATGACACCGGGGCGGCCCGTCACATTCGTCGTAACCGAACATTTCCTTGACCACTTCGGCCTGGAATCCGCCCGCGACCTGCCGGGCGTCAAGGAACTGCGCGCAGCGGGGTTGCTGGATAACCGCCCGCTGCCCGGATCGATGCAAAAACCCGATGACGAGGAAGATGCCACCACCGGCCAGAGTGAATTGTTCGAGGATTGAGCCAATGACCCTGCAACGCCTGCTGATGATGATCATCAACCCCATCCTGCGCCGCCTGGTCACGCGGGGCGTCGATGCCGGTTTCAACCGTTTCGGCGGGCCTGATAGCCGCACACCGGGCCAAAAGGCGCAGGGCAAGGACGCGGCAAAGCGCCTGCGCCAGACCATGCGGATCGGCCGCAAGCTGTGGTAATCGGTCGGGCTGGTCGGCCTATCTGAACTGTTTGGCCAGTTTCAGGCCTTGGCCCTGATAGTTCGATTTGATCTCGCGCCCGTATAACGTGTCGGGGCGTGCCGCCATGTGTTCGTAAACCAGCCGCCCCACGATCTGCCCGTGTTCCAGCACGAAGGGCGCTTCGTGGCAGCGCACTTCCAGCACCCCGCGCGATCCGGCGCCGCCCGCCTCGGCATGGCCGAAACCGGGGTCGAAGAAGCCTGCATAATGCACGCGGAATTCGCCCACCATCGCCAGATAGGGCGCCATTTCGGCGGCGTAATCGGGCGGGATCGTCACGGCCTCGCGGCTGACCAGAATGTAGAACGCGCCGGGGTCGAGGATGATGCGCCCTTCGGTGGTGCGGATTTCCTCCCAGAACTCGGGCGCCGCGTAATGGCCGATCCGGTCAAGGTCGATCACCCCGGTATGCGGTTTGGCGCGGTAGCCGACCAGATCACCGCTTTCGGGCCGCAGATCGACCGAAAAGCCCAAGCCGTCGGAAATCACCGCCTCGCCCGACACCAGTCTTTCGCGCGCATGGAGTGCGGCCAGTTCTGCGTCGGTGACCACCGCTTGCCCTTTGCGGAAGCGGATCTGGTTCAGCCGCATGCCCGGGCGCACCAGCACCGAAAAACTGCGCGGGCAGACCTCGGCATAAAGCGGGCCGGTGTAGCCCGCCGCGATCCGGTCGAATTCCGTGCCGCCA
Protein-coding sequences here:
- the nagZ gene encoding beta-N-acetylhexosaminidase; its protein translation is MTAPATGATIFGCSGTALTPAERAFFRDADPFGFILFARNVDTPDQLRRLTADLRDAVGRDAPILVDQEGGRVQRLRAPHWREWLPPLDQVQAAGAMAGQIMALRSRIMAAELRAVGIDANCAPCADLALPETHPFLQNRCYAGDPARVAEIARAVADGLLAGGVLPVIKHLPGHGRSTADTHHDLPTVTVSAETLRDTDFAPFRALNDLPMAMTAHIVFAAHDADHPATQSAAMIRVIRDEIGFSGLLMTDDLNMQALAGTLSDRTARSIAAGCDIALHCKGDMAEMQAVAAAAGRMGPATADRAASALLRRRDPAPADLAALAAEFAALTGLAA
- the scpB gene encoding SMC-Scp complex subunit ScpB, yielding MTEPVEKSLFEAPPMGEQERMVEAILFASADPVTIAELQSRMPHGCDPAEALAYLRKRYEGRGVHLVRVGDAYAFRTAADLGYLMQKESVETRKLSRAAIETLAIVAYHQPVTRTEIEEIRGVAVSRGTIDQLLELDWIRLGRRRMTPGRPVTFVVTEHFLDHFGLESARDLPGVKELRAAGLLDNRPLPGSMQKPDDEEDATTGQSELFED
- a CDS encoding segregation and condensation protein A, whose product is MTEDWTAAERQSPAERLASEALIVDVDGFEGPLDLLLTLSRTQKVDLRRISVLQLAEQYMVFVERARALRIELAADYLVMAAWLAYLKSRLLLPPEPGDDGPTAEELAAHLAFQLERLEAMREAAARLMARDQLGRDIFARGIPEDVTRNRVVTYEATLIDLMRAYARIRTKDEFRPFVMDRDQVFTMEQALDRMRGLIGYVGDWSDLTSFLPEGWDATPMRRRSSTAAHFAAILEMAKRGQVELRQGETFAPIQLRRRDGA
- a CDS encoding 2'-deoxycytidine 5'-triphosphate deaminase, which translates into the protein MVTTGVLPGQAIRAMVAAGSITSAQPVTEAQVQPASLDLRLGTIAYRVRASFLAGQGRTVAERLAEFEMHRVDLTQGAVLEKGCVYVIPLMEGLALPQGITAVANAKSSTGRLDLLTRTITDGGTEFDRIAAGYTGPLYAEVCPRSFSVLVRPGMRLNQIRFRKGQAVVTDAELAALHARERLVSGEAVISDGLGFSVDLRPESGDLVGYRAKPHTGVIDLDRIGHYAAPEFWEEIRTTEGRIILDPGAFYILVSREAVTIPPDYAAEMAPYLAMVGEFRVHYAGFFDPGFGHAEAGGAGSRGVLEVRCHEAPFVLEHGQIVGRLVYEHMAARPDTLYGREIKSNYQGQGLKLAKQFR